The Engystomops pustulosus chromosome 9, aEngPut4.maternal, whole genome shotgun sequence genome includes a window with the following:
- the TRIM32 gene encoding E3 ubiquitin-protein ligase TRIM32 isoform X1 translates to MVPLETTSPMMLWAAAGSVVTARPGWGVAQQMQETMASAPSVNVDGLREVLECPICMETYTEEQLRPKLLQCGHTTCKQCLEKLLASTINGVRCPFCSRVTRVTNSSQLTDNLTILKIMNTAELGQAVTGLMCKLCNQRLPRRYCKDCALVICEVCGEEAHHSPDHILLSMADAANERRQSIQDKLSSLRQSIQDLQKRKSSLDSLSSHVKCKYKLVMQDYSKEEINVQEELARSRKHFTSSLYEVEKLNNQVLDEQAYLLSIAEVQIVSRCDYLMLKMKQSDLALLEESLEEEEPNPVANLPQNLTLQDVEFLKVGHVGPVQVGQVIKKTHNINFDDPNPDEFPMAMNSDVEPLPEDASHVQPCTSAPIVQLVDTACSLQQCQFLRKMGSKGNMPGMFNLPVSIHVTALGEVLVADRGNYRIQVFNRKGFLREIRRSPTGIDTFVLSFLGADLPNLIPLSVTMNCHGLIGVTDNYDNSVKVYTMEGHCIACHRSQLSKPWGIAAMPSGQFVVTDVEGGKIWCLTVDRSLGVVKYSRLCSAVRPKFVTCDQQGTVYFTQGLGLNLENRQYEHNLEGGFSIGSVGADGQLGRQISHFFSENEDFRCIAGMCVGARGDLIVADSGRKEIIHFPKSGGYSVLIKEGLTCPVGVSITPKGQLLVLDCWDHCIKIYSYHTRRYSSP, encoded by the exons ATGGTGCCGTTAGAAACTACATCTCCCATGATGCTTTGGGCGGCAGCAGGAAGTGTCGTCACCGCGCGGCCAGGCTGGGGAGTGGCGCAGCAGATGCAG GAAACCATGGCTTCTGCCCCATCTGTAAATGTTGATGGCCTTCGAGAAGTTCTTGAGTGCCCCATATGTATGGAGACATACACGGAGGAACAGCTGAGGCCAAAGCTCCTGCAGTGTGGTCACACCACTTGCAAACAGTGCCTCGAGAAGCTTTTAGCCAGTACTATTAACGGAGTGCGTTGTCCTTTCTGTAGTCGGGTAACGCGTGTCACAAATTCCTCTCAGTTGACTGATAACTTGACTATTTTGAAAATTATGAACACTGCAGAACTGGGCCAAGCTGTGACGGGGTTAATGTGCAAGCTGTGCAACCAAAGGCTACCGAGGAGGTACTGCAAAGATTGCGCTTTAGTGATCTGTGAAGTTTGTGGAGAAGAGGCGCATCATTCTCCAGATCACATTCTACTTTCAATGGCCGATGCGGCAAATGAGCGAAGGCAAAGTATTCAGGACAAGCTGTCTAGCCTTAGACAGTCCATTCAGGACCTGCAGAAGAGGAAATCCTCTCTAGACAGCCTCTCCTCACATGTCAAGTGTAAGTACAAATTGGTTATGCAGGATTACAGTAAAGAGGAAATCAATGTACAGGAGGAGCTTGCACGATCACGCAAGCATTTTACTTCGTCTTTGTATGAAGTCGAGAAGTTAAACAATCAGGTTCTGGACGAGCAAGCTTACCTTCTCAGCATAGCTGAAGTACAGATTGTGTCACGGTGTGACTACCTCATGCTAAAGATGAAACAATCTGATCTTGCTCTTTTGGAGGAGTCTCTCGAGGAAGAAGAACCCAACCCAGTAGCTAATTTACCACAAAACTTGACACTACAAGATGTAGAGTTTCTCAAGGTGGGACATGTTGGTCCTGTGCAGGTAGGTCAGGTAATCAAGAAAACTCACAATATAAATTTTGATGACCCTAATCCAGACGAGTTTCCCATGGCTATGAACAGTGACGTGGAGCCATTGCCAGAAGATGCAAGCCATGTTCAGCCTTGTACTTCAGCGCCCATTGTCCAACTTGTGGATACTGCATGTAGCTTACAACAATGTCAGTTTCTGAGGAAGATGGGATCAAAGGGTAACATGCCAGGAATGTTTAATCTACCTGTCAGCATCCATGTGACAGCCCTGGGTGAGGTGCTAGTGGCTGACAGGGGTAACTACCGGATTCAGGTGTTCAACAGAAAAGGGTTTTTGAGAGAAATAAGACGTAGCCCTACTGGAATCGATACTTTTGTGCTTAGTTTCCTTGGGGCAGATCTTCCCAACTTGATTCCTTTATCCGTAACTATGAACTGCCATGGACTTATAGGCGTGACAGACAATTATGATAACTCTGTAAAGGTATATACAATGGAAGGCCACTGTATTGCCTGCCACAGAAGTCAACTAAGCAAACCATGGGGAATCGCTGCCATGCCTTCAGGTCAATTTGTTGTGACTGATGTGGAAGGAGGAAAGATATGGTGCCTGACTGTAGACCGGAGCCTTGGAGTTGTCAAATACAGTCGACTGTGTAGTGCTGTGCGGCCAAAGTTTGTCACATGTGACCAGCAAGGGACTGTATACTTCACTCAAGGATTGGGTCTAAATCTGGAAAATCGTCAATATGAACATAACCTTGAAGGGGGGTTTTCCATTGGCTCAGTGGGAGCTGACGGGCAACTGGGTCGTCAAATAAGTCACTTTTTCTCAGAGAATGAAGACTTCCGTTGTATTGCAGGAATGTGCGTTGGTGCACGGGGAGACTTAATTGTAGCTGATAGTGGACGGAAAGAAATTATTCATTTTCCCAAAAGCGGAGGGTATAGTGTCTTAATTAAAGAGGGACTGACCTGTCCCGTTGGAGTCTCTATCACTCCTAAGGGTCAGCTGTTGGTGCTAGATTGTTGGGATCACTGTATTAAAATTTACAGTTACCATACACGCAGGTATTCCTCACCTTGA
- the TRIM32 gene encoding E3 ubiquitin-protein ligase TRIM32 isoform X2 — translation MASAPSVNVDGLREVLECPICMETYTEEQLRPKLLQCGHTTCKQCLEKLLASTINGVRCPFCSRVTRVTNSSQLTDNLTILKIMNTAELGQAVTGLMCKLCNQRLPRRYCKDCALVICEVCGEEAHHSPDHILLSMADAANERRQSIQDKLSSLRQSIQDLQKRKSSLDSLSSHVKCKYKLVMQDYSKEEINVQEELARSRKHFTSSLYEVEKLNNQVLDEQAYLLSIAEVQIVSRCDYLMLKMKQSDLALLEESLEEEEPNPVANLPQNLTLQDVEFLKVGHVGPVQVGQVIKKTHNINFDDPNPDEFPMAMNSDVEPLPEDASHVQPCTSAPIVQLVDTACSLQQCQFLRKMGSKGNMPGMFNLPVSIHVTALGEVLVADRGNYRIQVFNRKGFLREIRRSPTGIDTFVLSFLGADLPNLIPLSVTMNCHGLIGVTDNYDNSVKVYTMEGHCIACHRSQLSKPWGIAAMPSGQFVVTDVEGGKIWCLTVDRSLGVVKYSRLCSAVRPKFVTCDQQGTVYFTQGLGLNLENRQYEHNLEGGFSIGSVGADGQLGRQISHFFSENEDFRCIAGMCVGARGDLIVADSGRKEIIHFPKSGGYSVLIKEGLTCPVGVSITPKGQLLVLDCWDHCIKIYSYHTRRYSSP, via the coding sequence ATGGCTTCTGCCCCATCTGTAAATGTTGATGGCCTTCGAGAAGTTCTTGAGTGCCCCATATGTATGGAGACATACACGGAGGAACAGCTGAGGCCAAAGCTCCTGCAGTGTGGTCACACCACTTGCAAACAGTGCCTCGAGAAGCTTTTAGCCAGTACTATTAACGGAGTGCGTTGTCCTTTCTGTAGTCGGGTAACGCGTGTCACAAATTCCTCTCAGTTGACTGATAACTTGACTATTTTGAAAATTATGAACACTGCAGAACTGGGCCAAGCTGTGACGGGGTTAATGTGCAAGCTGTGCAACCAAAGGCTACCGAGGAGGTACTGCAAAGATTGCGCTTTAGTGATCTGTGAAGTTTGTGGAGAAGAGGCGCATCATTCTCCAGATCACATTCTACTTTCAATGGCCGATGCGGCAAATGAGCGAAGGCAAAGTATTCAGGACAAGCTGTCTAGCCTTAGACAGTCCATTCAGGACCTGCAGAAGAGGAAATCCTCTCTAGACAGCCTCTCCTCACATGTCAAGTGTAAGTACAAATTGGTTATGCAGGATTACAGTAAAGAGGAAATCAATGTACAGGAGGAGCTTGCACGATCACGCAAGCATTTTACTTCGTCTTTGTATGAAGTCGAGAAGTTAAACAATCAGGTTCTGGACGAGCAAGCTTACCTTCTCAGCATAGCTGAAGTACAGATTGTGTCACGGTGTGACTACCTCATGCTAAAGATGAAACAATCTGATCTTGCTCTTTTGGAGGAGTCTCTCGAGGAAGAAGAACCCAACCCAGTAGCTAATTTACCACAAAACTTGACACTACAAGATGTAGAGTTTCTCAAGGTGGGACATGTTGGTCCTGTGCAGGTAGGTCAGGTAATCAAGAAAACTCACAATATAAATTTTGATGACCCTAATCCAGACGAGTTTCCCATGGCTATGAACAGTGACGTGGAGCCATTGCCAGAAGATGCAAGCCATGTTCAGCCTTGTACTTCAGCGCCCATTGTCCAACTTGTGGATACTGCATGTAGCTTACAACAATGTCAGTTTCTGAGGAAGATGGGATCAAAGGGTAACATGCCAGGAATGTTTAATCTACCTGTCAGCATCCATGTGACAGCCCTGGGTGAGGTGCTAGTGGCTGACAGGGGTAACTACCGGATTCAGGTGTTCAACAGAAAAGGGTTTTTGAGAGAAATAAGACGTAGCCCTACTGGAATCGATACTTTTGTGCTTAGTTTCCTTGGGGCAGATCTTCCCAACTTGATTCCTTTATCCGTAACTATGAACTGCCATGGACTTATAGGCGTGACAGACAATTATGATAACTCTGTAAAGGTATATACAATGGAAGGCCACTGTATTGCCTGCCACAGAAGTCAACTAAGCAAACCATGGGGAATCGCTGCCATGCCTTCAGGTCAATTTGTTGTGACTGATGTGGAAGGAGGAAAGATATGGTGCCTGACTGTAGACCGGAGCCTTGGAGTTGTCAAATACAGTCGACTGTGTAGTGCTGTGCGGCCAAAGTTTGTCACATGTGACCAGCAAGGGACTGTATACTTCACTCAAGGATTGGGTCTAAATCTGGAAAATCGTCAATATGAACATAACCTTGAAGGGGGGTTTTCCATTGGCTCAGTGGGAGCTGACGGGCAACTGGGTCGTCAAATAAGTCACTTTTTCTCAGAGAATGAAGACTTCCGTTGTATTGCAGGAATGTGCGTTGGTGCACGGGGAGACTTAATTGTAGCTGATAGTGGACGGAAAGAAATTATTCATTTTCCCAAAAGCGGAGGGTATAGTGTCTTAATTAAAGAGGGACTGACCTGTCCCGTTGGAGTCTCTATCACTCCTAAGGGTCAGCTGTTGGTGCTAGATTGTTGGGATCACTGTATTAAAATTTACAGTTACCATACACGCAGGTATTCCTCACCTTGA